DNA sequence from the Bacteroidota bacterium genome:
TCTCTATTTCCTTGATACCAAAATTCATCCCAACTCATTTTATCCTTTGCAAGATATTCATAAGCAATGTTTTGATAATTTTGATTAAAAAATGCTTTGCCTTTTTTCTGCTGTGTATAAATACCCCAAGGTGAAATTATTGCAGCAAAAACAACAATAAATATCAATGCAGTAATGGAACGTTTTTTCCAATCAAGTTTATAAATATTTATAAAAAGTATAGAAGCAATAACTGTTATAAAAATAAAAATACCATTGTAACGTGTTATGTAAGCAAGTCCGCCAAATACCGCAGCAATAATAATATTTTTTAATTCATATTTTCTTGATTTTAAAATAAAAAATAGTGATGCTGTTATTAAAAAGTTAAAGAACATATCCGTTCCTGCACTGTAAGTGTAAAGATTAAAAGTGGTGTTAACGGCTAAAAGAAGAACTGTAATGAGTGCTACAAGCGGATTGAACAAGGATTTTAATAATTCATAAGTTAGATAAATTATTAAACTTGCTGATAAAATTGCTAAGAAAATACCTGTTTTGAAAAAGTCTCCCAATATTATTGAAAACAAACCTAAAGTAATAGGGTAGAGTGGACCACGATATTTGTCAATAATAATATTTCCATCAAGAAAATTTTGTGCTTGGGGAACATAAGACCAAAAAAAGTCGGTTTCTACACCATAATCGCCAATTTTGTGAAACGAAAAACTAATAATTGCCATTATCAAAAAATAAGAACCGCCAAGTATCAACCCAAGCCATTTATTTTGAAATATCTTTGAATCATTTAAGTTTGCAATCTTTTTTGTTGAAGTATCCTTTTGTTTCTTTTTAGCTGTTTGTTTCTTTGTCATGTTATTTAATTTTTTTTCAAAAATAAGAGTAAATTATTAAATGATGGAATGCTTTTTATGTAAAATTGATAAATGTTGATTTATAGGAATTTGTGATATGTATGTAATATCTGGAATTAATAAAAGCTCCCTTATAAGTTTCCAATTTAAATATTATCCGTAATTACAATTTAATTTAACTTTGCTGTGAAAATGAAAACTTAAATTATGAACAAAAAAACAGCAATAATTATAACTTCAATATCTGCTCCTAATGATGTTTTAAAAAGTATAGCCAAAGGTGCTAAAGAAAATAATATAGAATTTATCCTTATTGGTGATGTCCCATCTCCAAAAGATTTTTTTATTGACGGATGTGATTTCTATGGAATGGATAGGCAAAAAGAACTGGACTTTAAGTTAGCAAAGATTTTACCTGAAAGGCACTACGGAAGAAAAAACCTAGGTTATTTAATTGCTCAAAAGAATGGTGCAACTTTAATAACTGAAACAGATGATGATAATTTTCCTCGTAAGGAATTTTGGAATGATAAACGAAGAAAACAGACTGTTGCCACATCTGAAAATGATGGATGGTTAAATGTGTTTGGTTATTTTTCTGACAAAGTAATTTGGCCAAGAGGATTTCCGCTTGAAAAAATTCAAGATGAACAAAAGCAGAAAAAACTTTTTAAAACGCAGGATGTTATATGCCCTGTACAGCAAGGACTTGCTGATGAAAATCCTGATGTTGATGCTGTTTATAGACTTACTTACCCACTTCCTTTAAAGTTTGATGATGATTTTTCAATAGCAGTTGGAAAAAATACTTGGTGCCCTTTTAATAGTCAAAA
Encoded proteins:
- a CDS encoding STELLO glycosyltransferase family protein — its product is MNKKTAIIITSISAPNDVLKSIAKGAKENNIEFILIGDVPSPKDFFIDGCDFYGMDRQKELDFKLAKILPERHYGRKNLGYLIAQKNGATLITETDDDNFPRKEFWNDKRRKQTVATSENDGWLNVFGYFSDKVIWPRGFPLEKIQDEQKQKKLFKTQDVICPVQQGLADENPDVDAVYRLTYPLPLKFDDDFSIAVGKNTWCPFNSQNTAWFEEAFPLMYLPSYCSFRMTDIWRSFVAQRILWENDWHLLFHKATVWQERNEHDLMKDFKDEIPGYLNNDRIVKTLEALDLKSGKEFLGENLKKCYQKLVDMELVGKEELNLIDAWLEDISKIA